One genomic window of Struthio camelus isolate bStrCam1 chromosome 1, bStrCam1.hap1, whole genome shotgun sequence includes the following:
- the SLC38A2 gene encoding sodium-coupled neutral amino acid symporter 2, giving the protein MSSAEMGKFNISPDEDSSSYSSNSNDFSYPYPTKPAAMKSHYADIDPENQNFLLDSNVGKKKYETQYHPGTTSFGMSVFNLSNAIVGSGILGLSYAMANTGIALFVILLLFVSIFSLYSVHLLLKTANEGGSLLYEQLGMKAFGMAGKLAASGSITMQNIGAMSSYLFIVKYELPLVIKTFMNIEENTGEWYLNGDYLVLMVSIILILPLSLLKNLGYLGYTSGFSLLCMVFFLIVVIWKMFQIPCPMDSDIMNMTINGTLAPLIDENITSDDICKPKYFIFNSQTVYAVPILTFSFVCHPAILPIYEELKSRSRKRMMNVSYVSFFAMFLMYLLAALFGYLTFYGKVEPELLHTYSAYLGADVLLLIVRLAVLMAVTLTVPVVIFPIRSSITQLLWAGKEFRWWRHCSITVALLAFTNMLVIFVPTIRDIFGFIGASAAAMLIFILPSAFYIKLVKKEPMKSVQKIGAAFFFLSGILVMTGCMTLIILDWTQNAASDGR; this is encoded by the exons ATGAGCAGCGCGGAGATGGGCAAGTTCAACATCTCCCCCGACGAGGACAGCAGCAGCTACAGCTCCAACAGCAACGACTTCAGCTACCCGTACCCCACCAAGCCGGCCGCCATGAAGAG CCACTATGCAGATATTGATCCAGAAAATCAAAATTTCTTGCTGGACTCCAATGTTGGAAAGAAGAAGTATGAAACTCAGTAT CATCCGGGTACTACTTCCTTTGGAATGTCAGTATTTAATCTGAGCAATGCTATTGTGGGTAGCGGCATCCTTGGTCTCTCTTATGCTATGGCTAACACTGGAATTGCTCTTTTTGT GATACTCCTGCTGTTTGTctcaatattttctttgtattcagtGCATCTCCTTTTGAAGACTGCCAATGAAGGAG gctCTTTATTATATGAACAGTTAGGAATGAAGGCATTTGGTATGGCTGGAAAACTTGCTGCTTCTGGATCAATTACAATGCAGAACATTGGAG CTATGTCAAGCTACCTCTTCATAGTGAAATATGAGTTACCATTGGTCATCAAGACATTTATGAACATCGAAGAGAACACAGG AGAATGGTATCTTAATGGCGACTACCTGGTGCTGATGGTGTCTATCATTctcattcttcctctctccttattGAAAAATTTAG GATATTTGGGCTATACCAGTGGATTTTCCTTACTTTGCATGGTCTTCTTTCTGATAGTT GTAATTTGGAAGATGTTTCAGATTCCTTGTCCTATGGACAGTGACATCATGAACATGACTATAAATGGAACATTGGCACCTTTGATAGATGAAAACATAACAAGTGACGATATATGCAAGCCAAAGTACTTCATCTTCAATTCACAG aCTGTCTATGCTGTCCCAATCCTAACGTTTTCTTTTGTCTGCCATCCTGCAATTCTTCCTATTTATGAAGAACTGAAAAG CCGAAGCCGTAAAAGGATGATGAATGTGTCCTACGTTTCTTTCTTTGCCATGTTTCTCATGTATTTATTGGCTGCTCTCTTCGGATATCTGACGTTTTATG GAAAAGTTGAACCAGAACTGCTTCATACCTACTCTGCTTATCTGGGTGCTGATGTTCTTCTTCTTATTGTGCGTCTTGCGGTACTTATGGCTGTAACCCTGACTGTGCCTGTAGTTATTTTCCCA ATCCGCAGTTCCATTACCCAGCTGCTGTGGGCAGGAAAAGAGTTCAGATGGTGGCGTCACTGTTCTATTACAGTTGCTCTTTTGGCCTTTACAAACATGCTTGTTATCTTTGTCCCTACCATTCGAGACATCTTTGGATTCATTG GCGCATCTGCTGCTGCCATGCTGATCTTCATACTTCCTTCTGCATTCTATATCAAACTAGTGAAGAAGGAACCAATGAAATCAGTGCAGAAGATTGGG gctgCATTCTTCTTTCTAAGTGGTATACTTGTGATGACTGGGTGTATGACACTGATTATTCTAGACTGGACCCAGAATGCTGCGTCTGATGGCCGTTAA